The Streptomyces spororaveus genome includes a region encoding these proteins:
- a CDS encoding tetratricopeptide repeat protein — MRIFGKVRHRPSASWRQATDRAFTLIGDGRYEDAGALLTRAADLEPWLSESWFNLALLHKFRHDWEQARAAGLRAVALLDRETGAPDWWNVGIAATALQDWPLARRAWQAYGLKVPGDAAGAGEPVGMELGSAAVRLSPEGEAEVVWGRRLDPARLEVLSIPLPSSGRRWGEVVLHDGVPHGERVTAAGPSYPVFDEIELWAPSPVPTWVVLLEAATEADRDALEQLASDAGFAAEDWSSSVRLLCRTCSESEMPSDEGDGEQHLDPHDHSEPGHPGPLGHRTAGSGSLWVPERECGIAAPAGLVRGLLDGWVADSPGTREWRDLEEVC, encoded by the coding sequence GTGAGGATCTTCGGGAAGGTACGGCATCGGCCCTCCGCCTCGTGGCGGCAGGCCACCGACCGCGCGTTCACGCTGATCGGCGACGGGCGGTACGAGGACGCGGGCGCGCTCCTGACCAGAGCGGCGGACCTGGAGCCCTGGCTGTCCGAGTCCTGGTTCAACCTGGCCCTGCTGCACAAGTTCCGGCACGACTGGGAGCAGGCGCGGGCCGCCGGGCTGCGTGCCGTGGCCCTGCTGGACCGTGAGACGGGCGCCCCGGACTGGTGGAACGTGGGGATCGCCGCCACCGCGCTGCAGGACTGGCCGCTGGCCCGGCGGGCCTGGCAGGCGTACGGGCTGAAGGTGCCCGGGGACGCGGCCGGGGCGGGCGAGCCGGTCGGCATGGAGCTCGGCAGCGCCGCCGTGCGACTCTCGCCCGAAGGCGAGGCCGAGGTGGTCTGGGGCCGCCGGCTGGACCCGGCCCGGCTGGAGGTCCTGTCGATCCCGCTGCCGTCCTCGGGGCGGCGCTGGGGCGAGGTCGTGCTCCACGACGGCGTCCCGCACGGTGAGCGGGTGACCGCGGCCGGGCCCTCGTACCCCGTGTTCGACGAGATCGAGCTGTGGGCGCCGTCCCCGGTGCCGACCTGGGTGGTGCTGCTGGAGGCGGCCACCGAGGCGGACCGCGACGCGCTGGAGCAGCTGGCCTCGGATGCCGGCTTCGCCGCCGAGGACTGGTCCTCGTCGGTGCGGCTGCTGTGCCGGACCTGCTCGGAGAGCGAGATGCCGAGCGACGAGGGCGACGGCGAGCAGCACCTCGATCCGCACGACCACAGCGAGCCGGGGCATCCCGGACCGCTCGGGCACCGTACGGCCGGCTCGGGCTCCCTGTGGGTCCCCGAGCGCGAATGCGGGATCGCGGCTCCGGCCGGTCTGGTGCGCGGACTCCTCGACGGCTGGGTCGCGGACA
- a CDS encoding HD-GYP domain-containing protein, with protein sequence MRAPAAWTVRAAAVALTGAALGHTLWNGVAEPGAALAFATLITVGELARRDHRDRRDRPDPLGRRPAPLGTAGALAYALLGENAGLPTHHGVLQTVAVVVAAVLAGIVPHIARGGGPALDHLSRRVLTVAFAAVCFQPLYNSGRLEQRVGQGPYLVVFLLLLLGLTALCDAVLAAALAGARTGRPYGRLLRDELRAQLGIGPAICATGVVMALGAAAAGLWALPVFSVPLLLTQLSFHRITEIRTTYRQTITSLARATEIAGCTRPGHARRVAALSCAVGRELGLSERELTVLEYAALMHDIGQLSLVDPVPDGATAGLPGAEARRIAELGGEVARQTGVPAEVAVVVERQADPYREQPTAARIVRTVNAYDDLVGGSRHPGGSLAALERLRLGTGHDYQPEVVECLARVLARGGRGRVVPVPPG encoded by the coding sequence GCCGAGCCCGGCGCCGCCCTGGCCTTCGCCACCCTGATCACCGTCGGGGAGCTCGCCCGCCGGGACCACCGGGACCGGCGGGACCGCCCGGACCCCCTGGGCCGCCGCCCCGCGCCGCTCGGCACCGCCGGGGCCCTCGCCTACGCCCTGCTCGGCGAGAACGCCGGGCTGCCCACCCACCACGGGGTGCTCCAGACCGTCGCGGTCGTCGTCGCCGCCGTCCTCGCCGGGATCGTCCCCCACATCGCCCGCGGCGGCGGCCCGGCCCTCGACCACCTGTCCCGCCGGGTGCTCACCGTCGCCTTCGCCGCCGTCTGTTTCCAGCCGCTCTACAACTCGGGCCGGCTGGAGCAGCGGGTGGGCCAGGGCCCGTACCTCGTCGTCTTCCTGCTCCTCCTCCTCGGCCTCACCGCCCTGTGCGACGCCGTGCTCGCCGCCGCGCTCGCCGGGGCCCGGACCGGGCGGCCGTACGGCAGGCTGCTGCGCGACGAACTGCGCGCCCAGCTCGGCATCGGCCCGGCGATCTGCGCCACCGGGGTCGTGATGGCGCTCGGCGCGGCCGCCGCGGGGCTGTGGGCCCTCCCCGTCTTCAGCGTGCCCCTGCTGCTGACCCAGCTGTCCTTCCACCGGATCACCGAGATCCGCACCACCTACCGCCAGACCATCACCTCCCTGGCCCGCGCCACCGAGATCGCCGGCTGCACGCGGCCGGGCCACGCCCGCCGGGTGGCCGCCCTGAGCTGCGCCGTCGGCCGGGAGCTGGGTCTGTCGGAGCGGGAGCTCACGGTGCTGGAGTACGCCGCTCTGATGCACGACATCGGGCAGCTCTCCCTGGTCGACCCGGTCCCGGACGGGGCCACGGCCGGGCTGCCGGGCGCCGAGGCCCGCCGGATCGCCGAGTTGGGCGGGGAGGTGGCCCGGCAGACCGGGGTGCCCGCCGAAGTGGCCGTGGTGGTGGAGCGGCAGGCGGATCCGTACCGGGAGCAGCCCACGGCGGCCCGGATCGTGCGTACGGTGAATGCGTACGACGATCTGGTCGGCGGCAGCCGTCACCCGGGTGGCTCACTGGCCGCCCTGGAGAGGCTCCGCCTGGGCACCGGGCACGATTACCAGCCGGAGGTCGTTGAGTGCCTCGCAAGGGTTCTGGCCAGGGGCGGACGTGGCAGAGTGGTGCCCGTCCCACCTGGGTAA